Proteins co-encoded in one Arachis hypogaea cultivar Tifrunner chromosome 13, arahy.Tifrunner.gnm2.J5K5, whole genome shotgun sequence genomic window:
- the LOC112733544 gene encoding FHA domain-containing protein At4g14490 — MEAPHLKLVMLKGPRQGESFEYRPGTAVKIGRVVRGNTLAVKDAGISTKHLSILTESGQWVLRDLDSSNGTIIDAVKIPPNTPFNLCDGATIKIGERTSIHVVFVYHHDKASAAVPPQPKRNPSRRCRSAKAEVQSVEENSDDAEGSEIVPSPESKRATRNRKNNKLRVAVDVAVSESGAMDLDAPIEKPKKTRGRKKFVVVEEAEEKQYAPIEISESIAVNAAPVESVVVVEEPKKTRLTRNSNKKKSVVEGSDFSAVNAPLENVVVAEPKKSMLTRSSKKKGGLIDEITASAVPEEKVTVEESTETWVSQDSKKGKSAIRISPAQNSELEVRVENVEPEETMDGDKSKELEEECAAQAFEMEQDDKVNEVEEVQGSRLEGDEIDDDGGSGEDGNSVKEGGEDCSMQKEDVDWADFEKMTLGEWFDFLEVHLPKQIIDETEEMIESMKSKAERLREYIMQHKTEQR; from the coding sequence ATGGAAGCTCCGCATCTGAAGCTGGTAATGCTTAAAGGTCCTCGACAAGGTGAATCCTTCGAGTACCGTCCCGGAACCGCCGTCAAGATTGGCCGTGTCGTCCGCGGCAACACCCTCGCCGTCAAGGACGCCGGCATCTCCACCAAACATCTCTCCATACTCACCGAATCTGGCCAATGGGTTCTCCGAGACCTCGATTCCTCCAACGGCACCATTATCGACGCTGTCAAGATCCCTCCCAACACCCCTTTCAACCTCTGCGACGGCGCCACCATCAAGATCGGAGAGCGTACTTCCATCCACGTCGTCTTCGTCTACCATCACGACAAAGCTTCGGCTGCCGTACCGCCCCAACCCAAGCGAAACCCCTCGCGTCGCTGTCGATCCGCGAAAGCTGAGGTTCAGAGCGTTGAAGAGAACAGCGATGATGCTGAGGGATCTGAAATTGTGCCTTCACCCGAGAGTAAACGTGCGACCCGAAATCGGAAGAACAATAAACTCCGTGTTGCTGTTGATGTTGCAGTTTCGGAATCGGGCGCTATGGATCTCGATGCTCCGATTGAGAAGCCGAAGAAGACCCGGGGTAGGAAAAAGTTTGTGGTGGTGGAGGAAGCCGAAGAAAAACAATATGCTCCGATTGAGATTTCCGAGTCGATTGCAGTGAATGCTGCTCCTGTAGAGAGCGTAGTGGTGGTGGAGGAACCGAAGAAGACTCGGTTGACCCGgaattcaaataaaaagaaaagtgtgGTTGAGGGTTCTGATTTCAGTGCAGTGAATGCTCCGTTAGAGAATGTTGTGGTGGCAGAACCGAAAAAAAGCATGCTAACCCGGAGTTCAAAGAAAAAAGGAGGCTTAATTGATGAGATTACTGCTTCTGCTGTACCAGAAGAGAAGGTGACGGTGGAGGAATCCACAGAAACCTGGGTAAGCCAAGATTCGAAGAAAGGGAAAAGCGCAATTCGAATTAGTCCTGCTCAAAACTCAGAATTGGAGGTTAGAGTGGAGAATGTTGAGCCAGAGGAAACAATGGATGGGGATAAGAGTAAGGAATTGGAGGAAGAATGTGCTGCTCAGGCTTTTGAAATGGAGCAGGATGATAAGGTTAATGAGGTAGAGGAAGTTCAAGGTTCTCGATTGGAGGGTGATGAgattgatgatgatggtggtagTGGTGAAGATGGAAACAGTGTGAAAGAGGGCGGCGAAGATTGCAGCATGCAGAAGGAGGATGTGGATTGGGCTGATTTTGAGAAGATGACTCTTGGTGAGTGGTTTGATTTCTTGGAAGTTCATTTGCCCAAACAGATTATTGATGAAACAGAAGAGATGATAGAGTCCATGAAAAGCAAAGCTGAGAGGCTCCGCGAGTATATTATGCAGCACAAGACAGAGCAAAGATAG